The following nucleotide sequence is from Deinococcus planocerae.
GGGGCGCGGTCGAGGCCGTAATCGACCATCAGCGCGCGAACCTTCACGCCACGTTCCATCGCGTCCAGCACGGCGCGAAGGTACACGGGCCAGCGGCTGACCGGGCAGTCTTGCGGTTGGAGGTAGGCGGACCAGCAGCCCAGGGAGGGGCTGAACTGGGCCTGCATCAGGTCGAGGCTCTGCCTGGCCGCCCCGAGGAGGGCCACCTGCGCCCGGTCGGCCTGGTCGAAGCCGGAGCGGCGGTACAGCAGGAAGGCCCGGGCCGGGCCGGCCCTGGTCAGGCGGCGGGCGGCGTCCGGGTGGGTGGGGGGATCGGGTTCCCGGAGGGTGCAGACCCTGGCCACGTCCCCCGCCCGCGTGCCTGCCGGACACCTCACCTGACGCGACTTGCGCCACAGGTCGTCGAACACCGCCACGCCGTCCTGCGCGACCGGACCGCGCACCCGCAGGCCGAGGTCGTGAAGGTTCCGCCCGCCCGGCGACGTGTCCGGCAGGTGCCAGTCGGTGTAGTTGTATCCGGACACCGTGAGGTCCTGGCCGTCGATCACGTGCAGCTTCACGTGGCTGTGCGGGAAGTAGCGGTAGTTCGCGACGCCGAGCTGCCAGCCCACCCGCACGTCGTTCGGGGGCACACCGAGCCGGGTCAGGTCCCTGACGAGTTCGAGGGCCTGGGTGGCGCCGTCCTCGCGTTTCAGGTCGGGGAAGCCGCCCAGCACCACCCGCACGGTCATGCCCTGCGGGTAGGCGGCGGGCTCCGCCCGCACCCGCCCGTACAGGTCGCGCACGGCAAGGGCGAAGGTCCAGCCGGGGTGTCCCTCCCCCGCGTGCCACTCCATCGTGGTGAGCAGGACCTCCGCCCGTGCCCCCCGGATCTGGTCCGCCGTCACGTCAAAGGCATCCGGTTGTGTAGCGGTGCGCGGCGTTCGCAGGAAGCTCACGAACGCGTTCCTGCATGAGCGGTCCGGGCGTCCTCCCTCGGTCGTGACGCGCCACAGCGCGAGTTCCAGCGGGTCCATTGGTCTGGAGCAGGACAGACCGGAAGGATCAAGGCTGGTGGTCGGGGGCACGCCGCCCAACCTGATCGGGAATTCGGAGGCGTCCGCCAGCCCCCCCACGGTCAGCAGGAGCGCCAGAAGCCAGCGCAGCGCGAAGGAAAGACCGCTCACCGCCTGAGAAGATACGCTGCAATCCCATCGCACGTATGAACAAATGCTCAATGATTCAGGGAGCGGAAGGGCTGGATTGAGCCTGCCCGCACCCGGCAACGTGAGGGGGCCTTTTCCCCCGAACGCGGCGAGGCCAAGCTCGACCACAAGGAGGTTCGGATGCTGGGACAGAGTCGCGCACGGTGGCTTCCCCTGGGGGGGCTGTTCTGGATGGGGGCGGCGTGATGGGAGCCCTCTCGCTGCTGCTGTTTGTGCTCGTCCCGGCGGGCACGACCGTCCTGGGTGGTGTCCTGGCCACACTCCGCCCTCCTGGTGAGCGCTGGCGCAGCGCGTTTCAGCATTTCGCGGCGGGCGCGGTGTTTGCGGCGGTTGCCGGTGAACTGCTGCCCGAGATCAAGCAGGAACATCAGCCGCTGGGCGTCGTGCTGGGCTTCGCCCTGGGCGTGTTGCTGATGCTCGGGCTGGAGCGTCTCTTCAAAAACAAGCCCGTGGACGAGGCGCGGCCCACGCCGGAAGAAGGCGGGGCGGGCAACGCGGCCGGCCTCGCCCTCATCACGGGAATCGACATTCTGATCGACGGCCTGCTGATCGGCGTGAGCGCGGGCACCAACGCCCAAGCCGGTTTTCTGATCACCCTGGCCCTCACGCTGGAACTCTTATTCCTCAGCCTGTCCACCGTCGCTGCCCTGGGGCGCGCTGGAATCACCCGCGCCCGGGTGATCGGCGTCACCCTGCTGTTCGCGCTCGCGCTGGCGGTCGGCGTCCTGATCGGCGCGCTGCTGTTCGGGGGGCTATCCGGCTTCGCGCTGGAGGTGGTGCTGTCCTTTGCCGCGGCGGCCCTGCTGTACCTGGTCACCGAGGAACTGCTCACCGAGGCGCATCAGGTCACCGAGACACCGCTCTTGACGGCAACCTTTTTCGCGGGCTTCCTGGCCATCTTCCTGGTCGAGCTGCTGCTCCCCGGAGCGGGGGCGTGACGCTGTTCCTGGCTTCCCTGCTGGCCGTGAGTGGCTTCGCGGCCATTCACCTGCCCTCGCCGGCCCTGCGGGTCCTCGCCGGCGTGCCCCGCAACCGGCTGCTCTCGGCCGCCGGGGGCCTCGCCGTCGCGTTCATCTTCCTGCGCATCCTGCCGGAGTTCGGGGACAGCCAGCAGGTCTTCAGGGCGACGCCACGGGGCACGCTGCTGGGCCTCCTCGGCAACCACGTGTACGTGATCGCGCTCGTCAGCCTGGTGCTGTTTTACGCCGTGAGCGGCTGGTTCAAACCTCACGGGCGCAGCAGCGGGCGACTGGCCACGACGCGCCCAGCGAGCGCGTCGTCTGGATGCACCTCTCCACCGACGCGCTGGACAACTTCGTGATCGCCTCCCTGCTGACCCACTGGGCCGACACGCGCGGATGGCTATCCCTGGGGCGGTTCTTCGTCGCACCCGCCCTCAAGGTTGTGGCAGACGACCACAGCCTGCACGCTGAACACCAGGCCAACTCTGACCGGCGCGGACGCTGGCTCCTCGCGCTGGCCGCCCTCGCCGGCTGGCGCCTGCGGCAGCTCACCGACCTCTCCGCACTCCCGCGACCCTGGAGGCGTTTCCGGCTGGCGAGGCCGTGCTGAGCGTGCTGAAGGAGAAACTCCCCGCCCAGCAGCAGGCGCGGCTTTCGGCCTTCGGCTACGGCGCGCTGCTGGTGACCCTCGCGGCAGGCTGACCCCACAGGAGAACCGACCATGCTCTACTTCATGTTCGCCACCGGCATCGAGAACTCCTACCCCACCATCCAGAACGGGCGCTTTCGCCAGGACGAGATGGACAAGACCCGGCATTACCAGCTCTGGCGGCGGGATTTCGACCTGGTGCAGGAGCTGGGCGTGACCCACCTGCGTTACGGCCCGCCGCTACACCGCGTCTGGCTCGGGCCGGACCGCTACGACTGGAGCTTCGCCGACGAGACCTTCGGGGACTTGCGACGGCGC
It contains:
- a CDS encoding phospholipase D-like domain-containing protein; translation: MSGLSFALRWLLALLLTVGGLADASEFPIRLGGVPPTTSLDPSGLSCSRPMDPLELALWRVTTEGGRPDRSCRNAFVSFLRTPRTATQPDAFDVTADQIRGARAEVLLTTMEWHAGEGHPGWTFALAVRDLYGRVRAEPAAYPQGMTVRVVLGGFPDLKREDGATQALELVRDLTRLGVPPNDVRVGWQLGVANYRYFPHSHVKLHVIDGQDLTVSGYNYTDWHLPDTSPGGRNLHDLGLRVRGPVAQDGVAVFDDLWRKSRQVRCPAGTRAGDVARVCTLREPDPPTHPDAARRLTRAGPARAFLLYRRSGFDQADRAQVALLGAARQSLDLMQAQFSPSLGCWSAYLQPQDCPVSRWPVYLRAVLDAMERGVKVRALMVDYGLDRAPNRSGVALLRLEARRRGIEDRFDARSVTFPMHTKALTVDGRMVLAGSMNFHFSSWGPLGLNEAMLATSDAGAVSEQQASFEDVWKNRSRPIPQEWWMRNVTPGSPEQEPGKASPDRGVEPSFRRARLAGR
- a CDS encoding ZIP family metal transporter; the protein is MGALSLLLFVLVPAGTTVLGGVLATLRPPGERWRSAFQHFAAGAVFAAVAGELLPEIKQEHQPLGVVLGFALGVLLMLGLERLFKNKPVDEARPTPEEGGAGNAAGLALITGIDILIDGLLIGVSAGTNAQAGFLITLALTLELLFLSLSTVAALGRAGITRARVIGVTLLFALALAVGVLIGALLFGGLSGFALEVVLSFAAAALLYLVTEELLTEAHQVTETPLLTATFFAGFLAIFLVELLLPGAGA